Proteins from a single region of Nocardiopsis dassonvillei subsp. dassonvillei DSM 43111:
- a CDS encoding PQQ-dependent sugar dehydrogenase produces MEPSARASAALRAAAVLGSLVLLAGCGAQGTTGAEGDGTGGTDGQREPGGQDGSAGADPGRPGEVAAGLEAPWGLAFLPDGSALVAQRDSAEVVRVSPDGSVTGVGTVEGAAPNGEGGLLGLAVDPDFPGEPYVYAYHTAASDNRISRLEYAPDGGGFGDTEVVLDGIPSASYHNGGRIEFGPDGLLYVGTGDAGQQGLSQDTGSLGGKILRITADGDPAPDNPFGNPVYSYGHRNVQGLAWDDEGNLYATEFGQNEFDEVNLIEPGGNYGWPEVEGAGGGDEYVDPLLTWRPAEASPSGAAVAGGSLWVAALRGERLWEVPLAGDGGVGEPVDHHQGEYGRLRTVVTAPGGDALWLATSNLDGIGEPAEGGDRILRVPLE; encoded by the coding sequence ATGGAACCTTCAGCGCGCGCGAGCGCGGCGCTCCGCGCCGCCGCCGTCCTCGGCTCCCTCGTCCTCCTCGCCGGGTGCGGCGCCCAGGGGACCACCGGCGCGGAGGGGGACGGGACGGGCGGAACGGACGGCCAGCGGGAGCCGGGCGGACAGGACGGCTCCGCCGGTGCCGACCCCGGCCGGCCCGGGGAGGTCGCCGCGGGCCTGGAGGCGCCGTGGGGGCTGGCCTTCCTCCCCGACGGCTCGGCCCTGGTCGCCCAGCGCGACTCGGCGGAGGTCGTGCGCGTGTCCCCCGACGGCTCGGTCACCGGCGTCGGCACCGTCGAGGGGGCCGCGCCGAACGGTGAGGGCGGTCTGCTGGGACTGGCCGTGGACCCGGACTTCCCCGGGGAACCGTACGTGTACGCCTACCACACCGCGGCCTCCGACAACCGGATCAGCCGTCTGGAGTACGCCCCCGACGGCGGGGGCTTCGGGGACACCGAGGTCGTCCTCGACGGCATCCCCTCCGCCTCCTACCACAACGGCGGCCGGATCGAGTTCGGCCCCGACGGCCTGCTGTACGTCGGCACCGGGGACGCGGGCCAGCAGGGACTGTCCCAGGACACCGGCTCGCTGGGAGGCAAGATCCTGCGGATCACCGCCGACGGGGACCCGGCGCCGGACAACCCCTTCGGCAACCCGGTCTACAGCTACGGCCACCGCAACGTCCAGGGGCTGGCGTGGGACGACGAGGGGAACCTGTACGCCACCGAGTTCGGGCAGAACGAGTTCGACGAGGTCAACCTGATCGAACCGGGCGGCAACTACGGCTGGCCCGAGGTGGAGGGCGCCGGGGGAGGCGACGAGTACGTCGACCCCCTGCTGACGTGGAGGCCCGCGGAGGCCTCGCCCAGCGGCGCGGCGGTCGCGGGCGGTTCCCTGTGGGTGGCGGCGCTGCGCGGCGAACGCCTGTGGGAGGTGCCGCTCGCCGGTGACGGCGGCGTGGGCGAGCCCGTGGACCACCACCAGGGGGAGTACGGCCGCCTGCGCACGGTGGTGACCGCACCCGGCGGCGACGCGCTGTGGCTGGCCACCAGCAACCTCGACGGGATCGGGGAACCGGCCGAGGGAGGCGACAGGATCCTGCGGGTGCCGCTGGAGTAG
- a CDS encoding FUSC family protein: MVAERVRRTAANAREVLRRIVERRGYERETAVIVAKCVIASTGAWLVGTLLEGSSQIGFAPFSALLVVRPSVYGSVLQSLRYVPAVFLGALIAGLTGLTVGLNVWFFALAVFVAMIAGQFTVFGDQGKQIPVVASFALAGGTAGSLTDMGTLLLMVLVGAGAAVVTNTVFAPAIRFRDAESAVFDFADGLRDLSREMAEALRGGDEGLGDVGYWARVAQGFDNTERNARESVSQQEYRARLNPRRLLTGPSPKRAPKAYYGWILALGRSARHLQSLVRTLRTAKEGRSRFPEPSDAFLREFAPLLDAAADAFDALHEAGEPERDTVSADLDSCLEEGLRRIDRAREHMSEDWDSERWPVHSALLTDLERLFEELREGHENSEEGTPGATAG; this comes from the coding sequence GTGGTCGCCGAACGTGTGAGGAGGACCGCGGCCAACGCCCGCGAGGTGCTGCGCCGGATCGTCGAGCGGCGCGGCTACGAGCGCGAGACCGCGGTCATCGTCGCCAAGTGCGTCATCGCCTCCACCGGAGCCTGGCTCGTGGGCACCCTCCTGGAGGGCTCGTCCCAGATCGGTTTCGCCCCCTTCTCCGCCCTGCTGGTGGTGCGGCCCAGCGTGTACGGGTCGGTGCTCCAGTCCCTGCGCTACGTCCCCGCGGTCTTCCTGGGCGCCCTGATCGCGGGCCTGACCGGGCTCACCGTCGGGCTCAACGTGTGGTTCTTCGCCCTGGCCGTGTTCGTCGCGATGATCGCGGGGCAGTTCACGGTCTTCGGCGACCAGGGCAAGCAGATACCCGTGGTGGCGTCGTTCGCGCTCGCGGGAGGTACCGCGGGCAGCCTCACGGACATGGGAACCCTGCTGCTCATGGTGCTGGTGGGGGCCGGGGCCGCGGTCGTGACGAACACGGTCTTCGCGCCCGCCATCCGCTTCCGCGACGCCGAGAGCGCCGTGTTCGACTTCGCGGACGGCCTGCGCGACCTCAGCCGGGAGATGGCCGAGGCGCTCCGCGGGGGCGATGAGGGGCTCGGGGACGTCGGCTACTGGGCGCGGGTCGCCCAGGGGTTCGACAACACCGAGCGCAACGCCCGGGAGTCGGTCTCCCAACAGGAGTACCGGGCGCGCCTGAACCCGCGGCGGCTCCTGACCGGTCCCTCGCCGAAGAGGGCGCCGAAGGCCTACTACGGCTGGATCCTCGCCCTGGGCCGGTCCGCGCGCCACCTCCAGTCCCTCGTCCGCACCCTGAGGACCGCGAAGGAGGGGCGGTCGCGCTTCCCCGAGCCGAGCGACGCCTTCCTCCGCGAGTTCGCCCCGCTCCTGGACGCGGCGGCGGACGCCTTCGACGCCCTCCACGAGGCCGGGGAACCCGAGCGCGACACCGTCTCCGCCGACCTCGACTCCTGTCTGGAGGAGGGGCTCCGGCGCATCGACCGGGCGCGGGAGCACATGAGCGAGGACTGGGACTCCGAACGCTGGCCCGTGCACAGCGCGCTCCTCACCGACCTGGAACGACTGTTCGAGGAGTTGCGGGAGGGGCACGAGAACAGCGAGGAGGGGACGCCGGGCGCTACGGCGGGGTGA
- a CDS encoding alpha/beta fold hydrolase codes for MEALRGTDGVGRASMAWWHVPGQGPPVVCVHGAGISSRQTLPVVRALEGRTPAWAVDLPGFGASTAPDHAPTVTGLADSLLAWLRVRGIERPCLLGLSLGTQVVAEAAVRAPDEVGSLVLAGPTTDPGARSLPELAARLLRDATREDLSVIRSVVADYWDAGVRRDVRSLLASREHRIETVLPRVGQPTLVLRGGRDPLCPAPWAREAARLLPRGRLVTLPGQPHALTAAAPGRVADLVGEFVRETARDRRAGAEWSPNV; via the coding sequence ATGGAGGCCCTCAGGGGCACGGACGGGGTCGGACGCGCGTCGATGGCCTGGTGGCACGTACCCGGACAGGGGCCGCCGGTGGTCTGCGTGCACGGCGCGGGGATCTCCTCACGCCAGACGCTGCCCGTGGTCAGGGCACTGGAGGGAAGGACGCCCGCCTGGGCCGTCGACCTGCCGGGGTTCGGCGCGAGCACCGCACCCGACCACGCGCCCACGGTCACCGGACTCGCGGACTCCCTCCTCGCGTGGCTCCGCGTCCGCGGGATCGAGCGGCCCTGCCTGCTCGGGCTCTCCCTCGGAACGCAGGTGGTCGCCGAGGCCGCGGTGCGCGCGCCCGACGAGGTGGGGTCGCTCGTGCTGGCCGGGCCCACGACGGACCCCGGGGCGCGCTCGCTGCCCGAACTGGCCGCGCGCCTGCTGCGCGACGCCACGCGCGAGGACCTCTCGGTGATCCGCTCCGTCGTCGCCGACTACTGGGACGCTGGGGTGCGCAGGGACGTCCGCAGTCTTCTGGCCAGCCGCGAGCACCGGATCGAGACGGTCCTGCCGAGGGTGGGGCAGCCGACCCTGGTCCTGCGCGGGGGCAGGGACCCCCTCTGCCCCGCTCCCTGGGCGCGGGAGGCCGCCCGGCTGCTGCCCCGGGGGCGGCTCGTGACCCTGCCCGGACAGCCCCACGCGCTCACCGCCGCCGCCCCCGGCCGGGTCGCCGACCTGGTCGGGGAGTTCGTTCGGGAGACGGCACGGGACCGGAGGGCGGGGGCCGAGTGGTCGCCGAACGTGTGA
- a CDS encoding DUF1360 domain-containing protein gives MADHNTTGDIKETIQEEAEAYRGDSDQPLFGYTAVASGYLALVGVGLLAARRFRGRRRAESVGPWDLALMGLTTHKLSRMLAKDAVTSPLRAFFTRFQGVSAPAELAEEVRGQGARRAVGELITCPFCTAQWIATAYAFGLVFAPGVTRGTGAVFSAVAVSDWLQLAYVRLQKAQE, from the coding sequence ATGGCTGACCACAACACCACCGGGGACATCAAGGAGACGATCCAGGAGGAGGCGGAGGCCTACCGGGGCGACAGCGACCAACCCCTCTTCGGGTACACGGCCGTGGCCTCGGGCTACCTGGCCCTGGTGGGAGTCGGGCTGCTCGCCGCGCGCCGGTTCCGGGGCAGGCGCAGGGCCGAGAGCGTGGGGCCGTGGGACCTGGCGCTGATGGGGCTGACCACGCACAAGCTGTCGCGGATGCTGGCCAAGGACGCGGTCACCAGCCCGCTCCGGGCGTTCTTCACCCGCTTCCAGGGGGTCTCGGCCCCGGCCGAGCTGGCCGAGGAGGTACGCGGCCAGGGCGCACGCCGGGCGGTCGGTGAGCTGATCACCTGCCCGTTCTGCACCGCGCAGTGGATCGCCACGGCCTACGCCTTCGGCCTGGTGTTCGCGCCCGGTGTGACCCGGGGGACCGGGGCGGTGTTCAGCGCCGTGGCCGTGTCCGACTGGCTCCAGCTGGCGTACGTGCGCCTCCAGAAGGCCCAGGAGTAG
- a CDS encoding glycoside hydrolase family 15 protein has translation MAQGTASIGDHGFLSDCHTAALTTPDGTVDWLCVPRFDGPALVSGILDPRGGGWTLEVEGASPAGRAYVDDTLVLETLWRGTDTEVAVRDLLAVRRPEEGGAGLYRQGLLLRVVECRSGSTSVRSRLDARPDFARAEPVWERVDGGLREASGPMLSGSPAPALARDGVPEYRVELAEGDTAVFALDYLEGGRRVGLGEGRALLRETLDAWREWSGRTDYDGVGATHVRRSALTLRGLLHEESGALIAAPTTSLPEWPGGPRNWDYRYVWHRDAALVVLAFLRLGHAEEAGHYLRFLLRMCGQPIDWVPPVQAVDEQPPPEEETLDHLAGHAGSRPVRVGNDAYSQHQLDVYGHVLDAALSYEEATGGLGRGDVEQLSSMVDAACRVWREPDEGMWEVRSRPRHWTSSKVYAWVCLDRGIQLATESGKAGGDVPLDKWRKELDAVRQEVLDRGYDAEAGTFTQSYCSSHVDGSLLRIPLLGFLEGTDPRVLATLERVDAELGGEGGLVHRYDPGTTDDGLGTPEGAFLLCSFDMVSALVLAGRTEEARRRFEELCGSSGELGLHAEEMAADGTMLGNFPQAFTHLALIEAAVNLDQAGDGEALHSWVRDRSSGATRRRRTGADG, from the coding sequence ATGGCGCAGGGCACCGCGAGCATCGGCGACCACGGCTTCCTCTCGGACTGCCACACCGCCGCGCTCACCACACCCGACGGCACCGTCGACTGGCTGTGCGTTCCCCGGTTCGACGGGCCCGCCCTCGTCTCGGGGATCCTGGACCCGCGCGGAGGCGGATGGACCCTGGAGGTCGAGGGGGCGAGCCCGGCCGGACGCGCCTACGTCGACGACACGCTCGTCCTGGAGACGCTCTGGCGGGGTACGGACACCGAGGTGGCCGTCCGCGACCTGCTCGCGGTGCGAAGGCCGGAGGAGGGCGGGGCGGGCCTGTACCGGCAGGGTCTCCTCCTGCGGGTCGTCGAGTGCCGCTCCGGGAGCACGTCCGTGCGCTCGCGGCTCGACGCCAGACCCGACTTCGCGCGTGCCGAACCCGTGTGGGAGCGGGTGGACGGCGGACTGCGCGAGGCCTCGGGGCCGATGCTGTCGGGTTCGCCCGCGCCCGCGCTCGCGCGGGACGGCGTGCCGGAGTACCGCGTGGAGCTGGCCGAGGGGGACACCGCCGTGTTCGCCCTGGACTACCTGGAGGGCGGGCGCCGCGTCGGACTGGGGGAGGGCCGGGCGCTGCTGCGGGAGACCCTGGACGCCTGGCGGGAGTGGTCCGGCCGGACCGACTACGACGGGGTCGGCGCCACGCACGTGCGCCGCAGCGCCCTCACCCTGCGCGGTCTGCTCCACGAGGAGAGCGGCGCCCTGATCGCCGCACCCACCACGTCCCTGCCCGAGTGGCCGGGAGGCCCGCGCAACTGGGACTACCGCTACGTCTGGCACCGCGACGCCGCGCTCGTCGTCCTGGCCTTCCTTCGGCTCGGGCACGCCGAGGAGGCGGGGCACTACCTGCGCTTCCTGCTGCGCATGTGCGGTCAGCCGATCGACTGGGTCCCCCCGGTGCAGGCGGTCGACGAACAGCCGCCGCCTGAGGAGGAGACCCTGGACCACCTCGCCGGACACGCCGGGTCCAGACCGGTCCGCGTCGGCAACGACGCCTACTCACAGCACCAGCTGGACGTGTACGGGCACGTGCTCGACGCCGCGCTGTCCTACGAGGAGGCCACCGGCGGGCTCGGGCGCGGGGACGTCGAACAGCTCTCCTCGATGGTCGACGCGGCGTGCCGGGTCTGGCGCGAGCCGGACGAGGGCATGTGGGAGGTGCGGTCGCGGCCGCGGCACTGGACGAGTTCCAAGGTCTACGCCTGGGTGTGCCTGGACCGCGGGATCCAGCTGGCCACCGAGTCCGGCAAGGCGGGCGGGGACGTCCCGCTGGACAAGTGGCGCAAGGAGCTGGACGCCGTGCGCCAGGAGGTCCTGGACCGGGGCTACGACGCGGAGGCCGGGACCTTCACGCAGTCCTACTGCTCGTCCCACGTGGACGGGTCGCTGCTGAGGATCCCGCTCCTGGGCTTCCTGGAGGGGACCGACCCGCGCGTGCTCGCGACCCTGGAACGGGTGGACGCGGAGCTGGGCGGGGAGGGCGGGCTCGTCCACAGGTACGACCCCGGGACGACCGACGACGGACTGGGCACCCCGGAGGGCGCCTTCCTCCTCTGCTCCTTCGACATGGTCTCCGCCCTGGTGCTCGCCGGGCGGACCGAGGAGGCGCGGCGGAGGTTCGAGGAACTGTGCGGGAGCTCGGGAGAGCTCGGCCTGCACGCGGAGGAGATGGCCGCCGACGGCACCATGCTGGGCAACTTCCCCCAGGCCTTCACCCACCTCGCGCTGATCGAGGCGGCCGTCAACCTCGACCAGGCGGGGGACGGGGAGGCGCTGCACTCGTGGGTGCGCGACAGGTCGAGCGGCGCGACACGACGAAGGAGGACTGGAGCAGATGGCTGA
- a CDS encoding SDR family oxidoreductase, with protein MSTRVGVAEVAGRPNGRIAVVSGASAGVGRATAREFARRGYTVALLARGQAGLEAAAEEARAEGVAALPLRVDVSDAEAVRGALAQVESELGPVDVWVNCVLATVISPFMEVEPEEYRRVTDVCYHGYVYGTQAALERMLPRDRGVIVQVGSALAYRGIPLQAAYCGAKHAIRGFTDSVRAELIHRGSGVRVTEVHLPAVNTPQFTWTRAHLDGRRPRPVAPVYQPEVAARAIVWGAEHPRRRRYWVGVSTVATVLGQRFAPRVLDWQLGLTGRKSQVRDAHPPARDNLFRPLDGEHDFGAHGEFDDESRESSLLQELSQRRSTVALLGAAGFAVGAAGYAVARGAHRRP; from the coding sequence GTGTCGACCCGTGTGGGGGTGGCCGAGGTGGCCGGGAGACCTAACGGCCGGATCGCGGTGGTCAGCGGAGCCAGCGCGGGCGTCGGAAGGGCGACCGCGCGCGAGTTCGCCCGGCGGGGGTACACCGTCGCGCTGCTCGCGCGGGGGCAGGCGGGGCTGGAGGCCGCCGCGGAGGAGGCCCGCGCCGAGGGCGTGGCCGCGCTGCCGCTGCGGGTGGACGTGAGTGACGCCGAGGCGGTGCGCGGGGCCCTGGCCCAGGTCGAGTCGGAGCTGGGACCGGTGGACGTGTGGGTCAACTGCGTGCTCGCCACGGTCATCTCGCCGTTCATGGAGGTGGAGCCGGAGGAGTACCGCCGGGTCACCGACGTCTGCTACCACGGCTACGTCTACGGCACCCAGGCCGCCCTGGAGCGCATGCTGCCCCGGGACAGGGGGGTGATCGTGCAGGTCGGGTCGGCCCTGGCCTACCGCGGCATTCCCCTGCAGGCGGCGTACTGCGGTGCCAAGCACGCGATACGCGGGTTCACCGACTCCGTCCGCGCCGAGCTGATCCACCGCGGATCGGGCGTCCGGGTGACGGAGGTGCACCTGCCCGCGGTGAACACCCCGCAGTTCACCTGGACGCGCGCGCACCTGGACGGCCGCCGCCCGCGCCCCGTGGCCCCCGTGTACCAGCCGGAGGTCGCGGCCCGGGCGATCGTCTGGGGTGCCGAGCACCCGAGGCGGCGCCGGTACTGGGTGGGGGTCTCGACGGTGGCCACCGTCCTGGGCCAGCGGTTCGCACCGAGGGTGCTCGACTGGCAGCTGGGGCTCACCGGACGCAAGAGCCAGGTGCGCGACGCCCACCCGCCCGCGCGCGACAACCTGTTCCGTCCCCTGGACGGCGAGCACGACTTCGGCGCGCACGGCGAGTTCGACGACGAGTCGCGCGAGTCCAGCCTGCTCCAGGAACTGAGTCAGCGGCGGAGCACTGTGGCCCTGCTGGGCGCCGCGGGGTTCGCGGTGGGGGCCGCGGGCTACGCGGTCGCACGGGGAGCGCACCGGCGGCCCTGA
- a CDS encoding DUF3140 domain-containing protein produces MAEHDPAVDEAWEEFHAVVNMTGEQLREWLLTNASGEDAFRTEPGHTVSRRGEAVVNLLNKRRVDVTESDVELMREVTEYVRGQLADPHREDARWRHRLMSVGHDPLSPDSARPDEEDLAG; encoded by the coding sequence ATGGCCGAGCACGATCCCGCCGTGGACGAGGCGTGGGAGGAGTTCCACGCGGTGGTGAACATGACCGGGGAGCAGCTGCGCGAGTGGCTGCTCACGAACGCCTCGGGCGAGGACGCCTTCCGCACCGAGCCGGGGCACACGGTGTCCCGGAGGGGCGAGGCGGTCGTGAACCTGCTGAACAAACGCCGCGTGGACGTGACGGAGTCCGACGTCGAGCTGATGCGTGAGGTGACCGAGTACGTCCGCGGCCAGCTCGCGGACCCGCACCGCGAGGACGCGCGGTGGCGGCACCGGCTGATGTCGGTGGGACACGACCCGCTCAGCCCCGACTCGGCGCGCCCCGACGAGGAGGACCTCGCCGGGTAG
- a CDS encoding MFS transporter produces MSTRDRGGILLLAVLLSTLTFPLAITGASVALPAVQAELGATLTAAQWVVNSYNACFAAFLVCAGSVADAVGRRRVYAFGLALFCASGLLCLLVRDVTALNLLRAAGGVGAAAAVAGGSSMIAAAFEGPARARAFGLLGTVLGAGTAFGPAVAGLLVENLGWRAAFASPAAVAGLVLLLVPLLPAARGTGRPVDRLGAVLFTSALLASIAVLVEGPARGLPTVLAGLALVAALAIAFVLVERRASDPLVDLVLLANRRFVAHALAAAAFMAVLVPLLVYLPSYLIAVVGLGAGQAGLWLLMLTLPTLLLPAPGAELAARLPHTAVVVGALLLCAAGATGLLALGPDATPWRLLLPFLLVGAGVGLTNGVVDGMAMGAVPAERTGVAAGVFNASRITVETVALAAVGALLAALTGGRLEGERFTDAFHVVGPVLGGLAVLAAAAAWSLGRRRTTEPHGPPLR; encoded by the coding sequence TTGTCCACACGCGACCGCGGCGGGATACTCCTCCTCGCCGTCCTGCTCTCCACGCTCACCTTCCCGCTGGCCATCACCGGTGCCTCGGTGGCCCTGCCCGCCGTCCAGGCCGAACTCGGCGCCACGCTGACCGCCGCCCAGTGGGTCGTCAACTCCTACAACGCCTGCTTCGCCGCCTTCCTCGTGTGCGCGGGGTCGGTCGCCGACGCGGTCGGCCGCCGCCGGGTCTACGCCTTCGGCCTCGCCCTGTTCTGCGCCAGCGGTCTGCTGTGCCTGCTCGTCCGGGACGTCACCGCCCTGAACCTGCTGCGCGCGGCGGGCGGCGTCGGCGCCGCGGCGGCGGTCGCCGGCGGCAGTTCGATGATCGCCGCGGCCTTCGAGGGCCCCGCGCGGGCCCGGGCCTTCGGCCTGCTGGGCACGGTGCTGGGCGCCGGTACCGCGTTCGGCCCGGCCGTGGCCGGACTGCTCGTCGAGAACCTCGGCTGGCGGGCCGCGTTCGCCTCCCCGGCCGCCGTGGCCGGGCTCGTCCTCCTCCTCGTGCCCCTCCTGCCCGCCGCGCGCGGCACGGGCAGGCCCGTGGACCGGCTCGGAGCCGTCCTGTTCACCTCGGCACTGCTCGCCTCGATCGCCGTCCTGGTGGAGGGACCCGCGCGCGGCCTGCCGACGGTGCTCGCGGGGCTGGCCCTGGTCGCGGCTCTGGCGATCGCCTTCGTGCTCGTCGAACGCCGGGCCAGCGACCCCCTGGTGGACCTGGTCCTGCTGGCCAACCGCCGGTTCGTCGCCCACGCCCTGGCCGCCGCCGCGTTCATGGCGGTGCTCGTGCCCCTGCTCGTGTACCTGCCGTCGTACCTGATCGCCGTGGTGGGGCTGGGCGCCGGTCAGGCCGGGCTGTGGCTGCTGATGCTCACGCTGCCCACCCTCCTGCTGCCCGCCCCGGGCGCGGAACTGGCCGCGCGCCTGCCCCACACCGCGGTCGTGGTCGGCGCCCTGCTGCTGTGCGCCGCCGGAGCCACGGGGCTGCTCGCGCTGGGGCCCGACGCCACACCGTGGCGGCTGCTCCTGCCGTTCCTGCTGGTCGGAGCCGGGGTGGGCCTCACCAACGGCGTCGTGGACGGAATGGCCATGGGTGCGGTGCCCGCCGAGCGGACGGGCGTCGCGGCCGGGGTGTTCAACGCCTCCCGGATCACCGTGGAGACGGTCGCCCTCGCCGCGGTCGGGGCACTCCTGGCCGCGCTCACCGGGGGACGCCTGGAGGGCGAGCGGTTCACGGACGCGTTCCACGTCGTGGGCCCGGTCCTGGGCGGACTCGCCGTCCTGGCGGCGGCCGCGGCCTGGTCCCTCGGAAGAAGGAGGACAACGGAACCGCACGGCCCGCCCCTTCGCTGA
- a CDS encoding pentapeptide repeat-containing protein has translation MPMACLHFIQTDLSECVFSECDFSKSELGAAVLNNSRFVGSNFRKADLSECEARGSDFSRASFVGAKFYRSEIVGSCLRGAYLNAAWMHETDLRESDLSGVWFGPGEASGTTVFKEVKVLGCTVTGAGGWVRGTVDVGTEREPRVIGGPELAEWFRDNGAPDVRVVIGDGCTIA, from the coding sequence ATGCCCATGGCATGCCTTCATTTTATTCAGACTGATCTCAGTGAGTGCGTATTTAGCGAATGTGACTTCTCCAAGTCGGAGCTCGGTGCGGCTGTACTGAACAATTCTCGTTTCGTCGGATCAAATTTCCGCAAGGCCGACCTCTCGGAGTGTGAGGCGCGGGGATCTGACTTCAGTAGGGCCTCGTTCGTTGGTGCCAAATTCTACCGTTCTGAAATCGTTGGATCATGTCTCAGAGGGGCATACCTCAACGCGGCATGGATGCACGAGACGGATCTGCGTGAATCAGATTTGTCGGGCGTGTGGTTCGGTCCGGGTGAAGCTTCCGGAACCACTGTCTTCAAGGAGGTCAAGGTCCTCGGGTGCACAGTGACCGGAGCCGGTGGCTGGGTCAGGGGGACCGTGGACGTCGGCACGGAAAGGGAACCCCGCGTCATCGGTGGGCCAGAGCTTGCCGAGTGGTTCCGGGACAACGGGGCGCCGGACGTGAGAGTTGTAATAGGCGACGGATGCACTATCGCTTGA
- a CDS encoding DUF6507 family protein: protein MSRWNIDVYGVSLVLGDLGDQLGLEGGGFSDTIDSTADGIEMALTNAKSPPVEAALSGFFEHFTGETDAMFTRALSCLQGANDATLAYNQGQEEMAAEAQSQAGTGENLDL, encoded by the coding sequence ATGAGCCGGTGGAACATCGACGTCTACGGGGTCTCGCTGGTCCTGGGTGACCTGGGCGACCAGCTCGGTCTCGAAGGAGGCGGGTTCTCCGACACCATCGACTCCACCGCCGACGGGATCGAGATGGCGCTGACCAACGCCAAGAGCCCGCCCGTGGAGGCCGCCCTGTCCGGGTTCTTCGAGCACTTCACCGGCGAGACCGACGCCATGTTCACCCGCGCCCTGTCGTGCCTGCAGGGCGCCAACGACGCCACGCTGGCCTACAACCAGGGCCAGGAGGAGATGGCCGCCGAAGCCCAGAGCCAGGCGGGCACCGGCGAGAACCTCGACCTCTGA
- a CDS encoding DUF6177 family protein, whose protein sequence is MSYDVVALVADEPDEKAVVHALGGVDPELRLHWHGDTRVLQIRDGDDHLLATLEPGQPVERSDAVVRLLGPEVVAGLPETFWWVETRARPDERGREVAHRFADGLALRLGGAVWTSGRADFGLWEESEHPAVERTATGALLVAQDRAVVPFSSWLSDAVATHVGERTLQVLTPPTARLTYAVRTFAAGTLGRWVVRGEDGGHYDGITGLPVRWDDEQGFRADREPAGLAWAAGHPDAEPVSGFLADDTESAGTQIVVDVSVLHGDPFTPDLGRVAEVVSEHVAGTAPSAWGPHEPALMAWDRDRMAGYVRERGSRPSILYLSGPLGGGRPFAGQLHLARRGSRVLERVSVVAGFENGDAVPSDAFPALVEALAAEGLLDGLRVRRVPGRADVTYAPVWAGPAVPVGLAVGPDRLRRIGTGRAQAGPIPGTLVGADGARAVWYPVVEDAVAPLRALDLMRRQTEYLSAASAKRG, encoded by the coding sequence TTGAGCTACGACGTGGTGGCCCTGGTCGCCGACGAGCCCGACGAGAAGGCGGTCGTCCACGCCCTGGGAGGAGTGGACCCCGAGCTGCGGCTGCACTGGCACGGCGACACCCGTGTCCTGCAGATCCGCGACGGGGACGACCACCTGCTGGCCACCCTCGAACCCGGACAGCCGGTGGAGCGTTCGGACGCGGTCGTGCGCCTGCTGGGGCCGGAGGTCGTGGCGGGCCTGCCGGAGACCTTCTGGTGGGTGGAGACGCGCGCCCGCCCCGACGAGCGGGGGCGGGAGGTGGCGCACCGGTTCGCCGACGGGCTCGCGCTGCGGCTCGGCGGGGCGGTGTGGACCTCGGGGCGGGCCGACTTCGGGCTGTGGGAGGAGTCGGAGCACCCGGCGGTCGAACGCACCGCGACCGGGGCGCTCCTGGTCGCCCAGGACCGGGCGGTGGTGCCGTTCTCGTCCTGGCTCAGCGACGCGGTGGCCACGCACGTCGGGGAGAGGACGCTCCAGGTGCTCACCCCGCCCACCGCCCGTCTGACCTACGCGGTACGCACCTTCGCGGCCGGGACGCTGGGGCGCTGGGTGGTGCGGGGCGAGGACGGCGGCCACTACGACGGCATCACCGGCCTGCCCGTGCGCTGGGACGACGAGCAGGGGTTCCGCGCGGACAGGGAACCGGCCGGGCTGGCGTGGGCGGCCGGGCATCCGGACGCCGAGCCGGTTTCGGGGTTCCTCGCGGACGACACCGAGAGCGCCGGAACGCAGATCGTGGTGGACGTGTCCGTGCTCCACGGCGACCCCTTCACCCCGGACCTGGGCCGCGTGGCGGAGGTCGTCTCCGAGCACGTGGCGGGGACCGCGCCGTCGGCGTGGGGTCCGCACGAGCCCGCGCTCATGGCCTGGGACCGCGACCGGATGGCCGGTTACGTGCGTGAACGCGGATCCAGGCCCTCGATCCTGTACCTGTCGGGTCCGCTGGGCGGGGGGCGCCCCTTCGCCGGACAGCTCCACCTGGCCCGGCGCGGGAGCAGGGTCCTGGAGCGGGTGTCGGTGGTGGCCGGGTTCGAGAACGGGGACGCCGTGCCCTCCGACGCGTTTCCGGCCCTGGTGGAGGCGTTGGCGGCCGAGGGGCTGCTGGACGGGTTGCGCGTACGCCGCGTCCCCGGGCGCGCCGATGTCACCTACGCGCCGGTGTGGGCGGGGCCCGCGGTCCCGGTCGGGCTCGCGGTCGGGCCGGACCGGCTGCGCCGGATCGGGACCGGCCGCGCCCAGGCGGGGCCGATCCCGGGCACGCTCGTCGGCGCGGACGGGGCCCGGGCGGTCTGGTACCCGGTGGTGGAGGACGCGGTGGCGCCCCTGCGCGCCCTGGACCTCATGCGGAGGCAGACGGAGTACCTGTCCGCGGCCTCCGCGAAGAGGGGCTGA